The window CGAGCGCGGCCACACCGGCGGCGACCAGGCCGACGAGCGCGCCACCGGTCACCGGCAGGCTGGGCTCGTTCTGGTCGTCGGCGGGCTCGGACGGCTTGTCGACGGGCTCGGAGGGCTCGTCGCTCGGGGTCGGCTCCGGGCTCTCGGGCTCGCTCGGCTCCTCGGAGGGCTCCTCGCTCGGCTCCTCCGTGGGGGGCGGGGTCTCGCCGCCGCCGGTCCAGGAGACCGAGGCCGAGGCGGAGACGGTGACCTCGCTGTCCTGGGCGGTGATCAGGGTCTGGGTCGGCTGGTACTCCTCCTCGCCCTTGAACAGGCGGCCGGACCGCACGGTGGCCGTGGTCTCCAGGGAGAAGGAGGCGGTGCCCTCCGCCGCGCCCTCCGGAACGGCCAGGCCGACGGTGTCACCGTTGTTGACCGTGGTGACGGGCTGGCCGGTCTCCAGGTCGACCAGCTCGACCTCGACACCCTCGGGGGCCTGGACGCTGACCTCGATGCCGTCCGCGTCGCTGGTCTCGACGAGGAACTCGCCGATCGTCTCGCCCGCGCTGCCGGAGGCCTCGCCCGGGGTGATGCTCAGGGTCGGACCGGGCTCCTGCGGGAGGTCCTGGGCTTCCCCGACCAGGTAGTCATAGACCGCCCTGACGCCGTTCGGGTCGTTCGCGGTCACCTCGGCGCCGTTGCTGAAGTGCCAGATGGCGGCCTGGGTGGCGGCGATCGCCTCTTCATCACCGAAGTGGCGGGCGTTGCCCCGATTCAGCCCCGCGTTCTCGGCGAGCTGGGCGGCGCTGACGGTCGGGTAGCTGTTCTGGAGGATCCAGTGCACCTTGCCCGGCTCCGCGAAGTCGCCCCTGCCCGGGTAGTTCGCCCAGTCGTCCTCCAGGTACCAGGCGTTGTCCTTGATCCTGGTCTCAAGGTCGATGCAGTAGGCGGTGAGGGCGGTGCCGTTCTCCAACCGGAGGTCGAAGAGACTCGTGCTCTCCATCTCACCGTTGATCCGAACGTCCACGCCGGACGCGGCGGTGGCGGGGTACTGGGCGCGGACGGAGCCCTCGTAGGTCTCCACCGGGTCGGCGGAGGCCGGAGCGGCGAGCCCGAAGGCGAGGAGCGCGGCGGCGGAGGCGGCGAGAGTCGCGCGCCCGACGGAATGGGGGAGGGACACGTACGTCACGTCTTTTCCTGTGGGTGGTCTCAAGAGGAGCCAACCGGGTCTTTCACCGGGGCCGGAACGCCGGGCGGCGGACTGGTTGGTCCGATGGGAGTTCACAGAGAGGACGTCGAGCCCTCCTGCCGGGTTGTCCGCTTCCTGCGTGGAGGACATGAATTCCGGGAGAACGTGACGGGTTCGTTCCCGGAGGCCACGAGGCGTCCGTGCCCGAGGAACACCGGGGTCTCCCGTCCCCTCGGCCGGGTCCCGGACGCCGCCCCCGGTGGTCCGGGCCTCCCGTACCCCTGCGGCGGCCCCAACCACCGGGGCCGGCGCGCTTCCTCTGGCGTGCCCCCTCCGGGCGGGGCACGGACCCCGGCGGTACGGGTTCCGGCAGCACGCGTCCTGGCGACACGGGCCCCGGCCCCACATCCTCCAGGGCCCGCTACGACGCGGCGGCCTGGGCGATGGACTGGGCGCGCCCCCGGACGTTCTGCCAGGCGATCCACTTGACCACGCGGTTGGCGACGGCCCGGTGCTTCAGGCCGTTGCGCCAGGACCAGCGCAGGCGCAGCCTGGAGCGCTCCCCCAGCGGTTCGATGAGGATCCGCAGCGCGCGTTCGCTGCCCTCCTGCGTCCAGGTGACCTCACGGCCGGGCACGCTGTGCGTGATCGACTCCCTGACCGCGTCCTCCGTGAGTCTGTTGGTCAGCTCCACGACGCCGTCCCCGAGCTGCCGCGACGAACCGGAGGCCGGATCCCACTCGCCCCGGCGCTCCGGGTCGCTGACCAGTTCCCACACCCGGCCGGCCGCCACGGGCACCTCGAGGTCGTAGTTCGTGTACTCCCACCCCTCGGGCGGCTGTTCGGCGGTGGCGTCGCCGTCCGCCGGGGACGGCTCCGGGGCCTGCGGACTCTCCGCCAACGCGCCGAGGTCGCGCCGGATCCGGTCGGTGTCCGCGCCCAGCCGGTCCAGGACCCGCCGCACCCGGCCGCCCTCGTCGTCGATCAGGGCCGTGAGCAGGGCCGCGTCACCCCCGGCCAGCGGGACGTCGTACTCGATCTCCTCCAGGCGGGGAGTGAACCGGAGCCATCCCTTCTCCTCCTCGTCGGACGGGACCGGCACGGTGACGTCGACGCCCAACAGGGCGAGGTCCTCGCGGAGGAGCCCGTCGATCGCCGCGCGCGCCTCCGCCAGGCCCACCCCGGAGTCCATGAGCAGGCGGGCCCCCGGTCCGCCGGTGACCAGCACTCCCAGGAACAGGTGCTCGAAGCCGACTTCGGTGCGGCCCGCGCGGGCGGCCTCGCGGCTCGCGGCCCCGGAGATCGCGATCCGGTCGAAGCCCCTGTTGAGGATGCTCCGTCTCGCCGACGGTTTCGTCATCGTTGTCCCCTCTTGGCTGCTTCGATGTGGCTCAACCGTTTCCCGTACTTCTTGTGGACGGCCTGACGGGTCACCCCGAGCGCGGCGGCGATGGAGCTCCATGACTCGCCCGACCGCAGCGCCTGTTCGACCTGCCGTAGCTCCAGAGAGTCGACCACCGCGCGCAGGGAGGCGACGGCGCGCAGCCCCTGCACGGGGGTCGAGGTGTCCGAGGCGGTGGCCGCCAGCTGTACCGCATCCATGGCGTCAACCTAGGTTGCGCGGCTACGGTTGTCAACCTAGGTTGCGCACTCTCGTGTTGTCAACCCGGGTTGCGCGCGTGCCGGAGCGCCCCCGCGCGACAGGCGGATTCGGTGCCCCGAACCCTTCCGGGGCCGTCCCGGGGCACGGCCGTCCGCCGTCCCCGCCGGGCAACGCGAAGGGCCCGTTTCCGTGGTCTCCCACGGAAACGGGCCCTCAGGCTCCACCGTCCTCGGACGGCGGGAGGGGTGTTAGCCCTCCAGGTCCTGGCTGTTGGCGGCCTTGCGCTTGCGGCTCAGGTAGATGGCGCCACCACCGGCGCCCAGGGCGGCCACACCGGCGGCGACCAGGCCAGCGAGCGCGCCACCGGTCACCGGCAGGGTCGGCTCGTTCTGGTCGTCGGCGGGCTCGGACGGCTTGTCGGCGGGCTCGGAGGGCTTGTCGCTCGGGGTCGGCTCCGGGCTCTCGGGCTCGCTGGGCTCGGGGGACTCCGGCTCGCTGGGCTCCGGGGACTCCGGCGGGGTCTCGCCGCCGCCCACGGTCCAGTCGGCCGAGGCGGACGCGGACACGCTGGTCTCGCCGCCCTCGGCGGTGATCAGGGTCTGGGTCGGCTGGGACTCCTCGTCCCCCTTGAACAGGCGGCCGGTCGCGACGGTCGCGCTGGCCTCCAGGGAGAAGCTGGCCTGGCCCGCCTCGGCGTCGGCCGGGACGGCGAAGCCGACGGTGTCACCGTTGCCGACCTCGGTGACGGTCTCGCCGGTCTCCAGGTCGACCAGCTGGACGCCCTCGGGGGCCTGGAGGTCCACCGGGATGGAGCTGGCGTTGGTCTGGATGAGGAACTCACCGACGGTCTCGCCGGCGGTGCCGGAGGCCGTGCCCGGCGTGATGCTCAGGGCCGGGGCGGGCTCGGCGGTCTGCGGCAGCTCCTCGGCGTTCTCGATCAGGTAGGTGTAGACCGTCCTGACAGCCTGGGAGTTGCCCTCGTCCTCGAGGTCCACGCCGTTGCTGAAGTGCCAGATCGCGGCCTGGGTGGCGCCCAGGGCGTCCCGCTGGCTCAGGCCCTCGACACCGGCGGCCGCGCCCAGCTCCTCGGCGCTCAGGGCCGGGTAGGCGTTTTGCAGGATCCAGTGGACCTTGGCGGGCGCGGCGAACTCGCCCTTGCCGGGGTAGTTGGCCCAGTCGTCCTCGTTGTAGAAGGCGCCGCCGCGGATCTGGGTCTCGAAGTCGATGCAGTAGGTCGTCAGGACCGTGCCGTCTTCGAGCTCCAGGTTGAAGAGGCGGGTGCCGATGGTTTCGCCGGTCATGCGGACGTCGGCGCCGTTCTCGGCGTTGCCGATGTACTTCCCGCGGACGGCACCATCGTAGGTCTCCGCGGGGTCCGCGGCCGCGGGGGCGGCCAGGCCGAAGGCCAGGAACGCGGCTGCGGTGGCCGCCAGGCCGGTACGGCCGACGGTGCGGGGGAGGGAGGAGATACTCAAATTGTGTCCCGGTGTGTTCTAGGGGTAACCGGATGGAAGGATGTCCGCCCAAAGGACGACGGGAACCGATGGGACGGACGGCGGTGGCCACGGTGCGACGGTCGCCGGAGGGAAAAACCGGTGCCGCCTGCTGCGTTCACCCGTTCCGGGGGGTCACCACGTCGGGGTCGGATCGTGGCGCCGTGTGGGGTGGGCGCGATCTTCCGGTGGGGCTCGCTGTGACGCGGGAGCCGGTCGCGCTTGCCGTGGGGGCCAACGCTCGCCTGATACTAGCGATCCCCTTCGCTACTTCCAAGCTGGTTCGCGGAAAATGTGACCGGATACGGGCAGGAAAAAATTCCTCGCAGGTAGATCCGCATTATGTCCAAAAGCTATGCAACGAAATCGGGACTTCCGCGTCCCCCAGCGCGGTCAGTCGCGTCGTTTACGTCCCACAACCAGGATGA is drawn from Nocardiopsis dassonvillei subsp. dassonvillei DSM 43111 and contains these coding sequences:
- a CDS encoding Clp protease N-terminal domain-containing protein translates to MTKPSARRSILNRGFDRIAISGAASREAARAGRTEVGFEHLFLGVLVTGGPGARLLMDSGVGLAEARAAIDGLLREDLALLGVDVTVPVPSDEEEKGWLRFTPRLEEIEYDVPLAGGDAALLTALIDDEGGRVRRVLDRLGADTDRIRRDLGALAESPQAPEPSPADGDATAEQPPEGWEYTNYDLEVPVAAGRVWELVSDPERRGEWDPASGSSRQLGDGVVELTNRLTEDAVRESITHSVPGREVTWTQEGSERALRILIEPLGERSRLRLRWSWRNGLKHRAVANRVVKWIAWQNVRGRAQSIAQAAAS
- a CDS encoding thioester domain-containing protein, with protein sequence MTYVSLPHSVGRATLAASAAALLAFGLAAPASADPVETYEGSVRAQYPATAASGVDVRINGEMESTSLFDLRLENGTALTAYCIDLETRIKDNAWYLEDDWANYPGRGDFAEPGKVHWILQNSYPTVSAAQLAENAGLNRGNARHFGDEEAIAATQAAIWHFSNGAEVTANDPNGVRAVYDYLVGEAQDLPQEPGPTLSITPGEASGSAGETIGEFLVETSDADGIEVSVQAPEGVEVELVDLETGQPVTTVNNGDTVGLAVPEGAAEGTASFSLETTATVRSGRLFKGEEEYQPTQTLITAQDSEVTVSASASVSWTGGGETPPPTEEPSEEPSEEPSEPESPEPTPSDEPSEPVDKPSEPADDQNEPSLPVTGGALVGLVAAGVAALGAGGGALYLSRRRKAAGSQDLEG
- a CDS encoding thioester domain-containing protein, which translates into the protein MSISSLPRTVGRTGLAATAAAFLAFGLAAPAAADPAETYDGAVRGKYIGNAENGADVRMTGETIGTRLFNLELEDGTVLTTYCIDFETQIRGGAFYNEDDWANYPGKGEFAAPAKVHWILQNAYPALSAEELGAAAGVEGLSQRDALGATQAAIWHFSNGVDLEDEGNSQAVRTVYTYLIENAEELPQTAEPAPALSITPGTASGTAGETVGEFLIQTNASSIPVDLQAPEGVQLVDLETGETVTEVGNGDTVGFAVPADAEAGQASFSLEASATVATGRLFKGDEESQPTQTLITAEGGETSVSASASADWTVGGGETPPESPEPSEPESPEPSEPESPEPTPSDKPSEPADKPSEPADDQNEPTLPVTGGALAGLVAAGVAALGAGGGAIYLSRKRKAANSQDLEG